The following are encoded together in the Lathyrus oleraceus cultivar Zhongwan6 chromosome 3, CAAS_Psat_ZW6_1.0, whole genome shotgun sequence genome:
- the LOC127132640 gene encoding kinesin-like protein KIN-14I has protein sequence MESEASVSFSAASLVEDVLQQHGHGLKDLDLEFRKAEEAASRRYEAAGWLRKIIGVVAAKDLPAEPSEEEFRLVLRSGIILCNAINKVQSGAVPKVVESPIDSALIPNGAPLSAYQYFENVRNFMVAIQEIGVPTFEPSDLEQGGKSSRIVNCVLALKSYCEWKQNGANGAWKFGGNPKPTISAKSFVRKNSDPFTNSLSRTSSINEKTLATLNSDIESSKMSGSLSLSTLVRSILSDKKPEEIPMLVESVLNKVVEEFEHRIASQGEQTKITLRDHVSQKNGSASMFVVADKKVENKIHMVAKKQDCIYKNRMDAEELQSQHLKQKVLFDQQQKDIQELKLTLHTTKAGMQFMQMKFRDECSNLGMHIHGLAQAASGYHRVLEENRKLYNEVQDLKGSIRVYCRIRPFFPGQPNQLSAVENIEDGTITVSIPSRSGKGQRSFNFNKVFGPSVTQAEVFLDMQPLIRSVLDGYNVCIFAYGQTGSGKTYTMTGPKEITEKSQGVNYRALSDLFFIAEQRKDTFHYDVCVQMIEIYNEQVRDLLVTDGTNKKLEIHSSSHKGLSVPDASLVPVSSTIDVIELMNLGHKNRAVGATALNDRSSRSHSCLTVHVQGRDLASGASLRGCMHLVDLAGSERVDKSEATGDRLKEAQHINKSLSALGDVIASLAHKNAHIPYRNSKLTQLLQDSLGGQAKTLMFVHISPESDAIGETISTLKFAERVATVELGAAQVNKDGANIKELKEQIASLKAALARKEGESEHSFSGSSEKYRTKAELSPYHLSQRVVDSGDRLGYRRPMVEVGNIELQSKTILGQKTKSVDFDEISVNSPPWPPVNSFGQNEVEDEKETGSGEWVDKVMVNKLEANKTDNNLLGCWQESNGNLSEAFYQTYLQDSSKTYSEPSEQSYNMFTGGHQFNSIMASDDNMDEIDAATSDSSEPDLLWQFNHSKLTGLTNGIGSKTIMKSVSKPTKSPQLSKRSSHSSLGGPSPSLKQSKVVSHKTGRSPAPVDMKRKIGGRK, from the exons ATGGAATCAGAAGCATCCGTCTCATTTTCAGCTGCATCTCTCGTGGAAGACGTACTTCAACAACACGGTCATGGCCTCAAAGATCTTGATTTAGAATTCAGGAAAGCAGAAGAAGCTG CATCTAGAAGATATGAAGCGGCAGGGTGGTTGAGAAAAATAATTGGAGTTGTTGCTGCTAAAGATTTACCAGCAGAGCCATCCGAAGAGGAGTTTAGGCTTGTTTTGAGAAGTGGAATTATCTTATGCAATGCTATTAATAAAGTTCAATCTGGAGCTGTTCCTAAG GTTGTGGAGAGTCCTATTGATTCTGCACTGATCCCCAATGGAGCACCATTATCCGCGTATCAATATTTTGAAAATGTGAGAAATTTTATGGTGGCCATACAAGAAATTGGAGTTCCTACCTTTGAGCCATCTGATCTGGAACAA GGAGGAAAATCATCCAGGATTGTGAATTGCGTTTTGGCTCTTAAGTCCTACTGTGAATGGAAACAAAATGGCGCAAATGGTGCGTGGAAATTTGGTGGAAATCCCAAACCTACTATTTCTGCTAAATCTTTTGTGAGAAAAAACTCGGACCCATTCACTAATTCCTTGTCAAGGACCTCTTCAATCAATGAAAAAACTCTGGCTACTCTTAATTCTGACATTGAGTCTAGTAAAATG TCTGGTTCCCTTTCTTTGAGTACGCTTGTTCGTTCTATTCTGTCTGATAAAAAGCCCGAAGAAATTCCAATG TTGGTTGAATCTGTTTTGAACAAGGTAGTTGAGGAGTTTGAACACCGTATTGCAAGCCAAGGTGAACAG ACAAAAATTACTTTAAGAGATCATGTTTCTCAAAAAAATGGATCTGCCTCAATGTTTGTCGTGGCAGATAAAAAG GTGGAGAACAAGATTCATATGGTAGCTAAGAAACAGGATTGCATTTATAAAAATCGTATGGATGCTGAGGAATTGCAAAGCCAACACCTTAAACAGAAAGTGCTTTTTGACCAACAACAAAAAGACATTCAA GAGCTAAAGCTTACTCTTCACACCACAAAAGCTGGTATGCAGTTCATGCAAATGAAATTTCGTGACGAATGTTCCAATCTTG GAATGCATATTCATGGCTTAGCTCAGGCTGCTTCTGGATATCATAGAGTTCTGGAAGAAAATCGCAAACTATACAATGAAGTCCAAGATCTAAAAG GAAGTATTAGGGTATATTGTCGAATAAGACCCTTCTTTCCTGGACAACCAAACCAATTGAGCGCAGTAGAAAATATAGAAGACGGAACGATCACAGTTAGTATTCCTTCGAGGAGTGGGAAGGGGCAAAGATCCTTCAATTTTAACAAAGTCTTTGGACCATCTGTCACCCAAG CGGAGGTATTCCTGGATATGCAACCACTTATTAGATCTGTTCTTGATGGTTATAATGTCTGCATATTTGCATATGGCCAAACAGGATCAGGAAAAACTTACACAATG ACCGGACCAAAAGAGATCACTGAGAAGAGCCAAGGTGTAAATTACAGGGCTCTAAGCGATTTGTTTTTTATAGCCGAGCAAAGAAAGGACACTTTCCACTATGATGTTTGTGTTCAAATGATTGAAATTTATAATGAGCAAGTCAGGGATCTATTGGTCACCGATGGAACAAACAAAAAAT tagaaattcATAGCAGCTCTCACAAAGGGCTCAGTGTGCCAGATGCAAGCCTTGTCCCAGTTTCATCAACTATTGATGTTATTGAACTAATGAACCTTGGGCACAAGAACCGTGCAGTTGGAGCAACAGCCCTTAATGACCGTAGTAGTCGATCTCATAG TTGCTTGACTGTTCATGTTCAAGGAAGAGATTTGGCATCCGGAGCTTCCCTCCGCGGATGCATGCATTTGGTTGACTTAGCAGGAAGTGAGAGGGTAGATAAATCAGAGGCCACTGGAGATAGGCTAAAAGAGGCACAACATATTAACAAATCTTTATCAGCTTTGGGCGATGTCATAGCTTCTCTGGCTCATAAAAACGCACACATACCTTATAGAAACAGTAAACTCACACAATTGCTCCAAGATTCACTTG GAGGACAGGCCAAGACCCTGATGTTTGTTCACATAAGTCCAGAAAGTGATGCAATTGGAGAGACAATTAGCACTTTAAAATTTGCAGAAAGAGTTGCGACAGTTGAACTTGGTGCTGCTCAAGTAAACAAAGATGGTGCAAATATTAAAGAGCTCAAAGAACAG ATTGCTAGCCTTAAAGCAGCACTGGCAAGAAAAGAAGGGGAATCAGAACATTCTTTTTCTGGAAGCTCTGAAAAATATAGGACAAAGGCTGAGCTATCCCCTTATCATTTAAGCCAGAGGGTTGTTGACTCAGGCGACCGGCTTGGATACAGGCGACCAATGGTTGAAGTTGGCAACATAGAG CTTCAGAGTAAAACCATATTGGGACAGAAAACTAAAAGCGTTGATTTTGATGAGATATCAGTAAACTCACCACCCTGGCCCCCAGTAAATAGTTTTGGACAAAATGAAGTTGAGGATGAGAAAGAAACGGGTTCCGGAGAATGGGTTGATAAGGTAATGGTAAACAAGCTAGAAGCAAACAAAACAGACAACAATCTCTTGGGTTGTTGGCAAGAAAGCAATGGAAACTTATCTGAAGCCTTTTATCAAACGTATCTCCAAGATTCTTCCAAAACGTATTCAGAACCGTCAGAACAGTCCTATAATATGTTCACGGGAGGTCACCAGTTTAATAGCATTATGGCTTCAGATGATAACATGGATGAGATTGATGCCGCAACCAGTGATTCCTCAGAACCTGACTTGCTTTGGCAATTCAATCATTCTAAACTTACCGGTTTGACCAATGGAATTGGATCAAAGACTATTATGAAATCCGTCTCAAAGCCAACAAAAAGCCCACAATTAAG CAAGCGTTCTAGTCATTCTTCTCTTGGTGGTCCTTCACCTTCATTGAAACAATCAAAAGTTGTCTCACATAAGACAGGAAGGAGTCCAGCTCCTGTTGACATGAAACGTAAAATTGGGGGTAGAAAGTAA